From one Dermacentor silvarum isolate Dsil-2018 chromosome 3, BIME_Dsil_1.4, whole genome shotgun sequence genomic stretch:
- the LOC119446338 gene encoding uncharacterized protein LOC119446338: MAQCMSSACRSGRVSRQLLSGFKKSQRLRFSSRTLLSEAYYCRDAWNKRTEDPVLRDTSVDSYFVELSKKFGTKAKASAVDVDIYLNKVTGKDYAVEFETVLNRHRRSRQSCDTLPSTHAAAVRYFLDTDQHDVLMRLLPNRLEYGIFPDTHTFNILMDTFVKVGNHRDAVKVAIEMMLQENTGNGVSRLLALYSCHNYLRDPKPEPWDPNAKIPEQDEDDDEEILVRVPNIPNPFFDDHFDLNEPDHLIGKTLMLFCDGVDDLLHRSYYLVGCGLYQKWGKSAEFLEALLERTGDGGELLIRSAVESFRQCMSKEDGGLKAEDELRQKLESALAQLEDSKRCSDADVHELMLEALKQLPALEPADIEAQKRDFELWQELRHKALEEQRRRIDREQTIEAIRLRKKELGEKEELLYAFENWDRLEMELAEVEAEMKELAAKENVEDEYIPPDIRKPLSRSAK, from the coding sequence ATGGCGCAGTGCATGAGCAGCGCATGCCGCTCAGGACGCGTTTCCCGACAGCTATTATCGGGCTTTAAGAAGTCTCAGAGACTTCGATTCTCGTCGCGAACGCTTCTTTCCGAGGCGTACTACTGCCGCGATGCGTGGAACAAGCGCACGGAGGACCCGGTGCTACGCGACACGAGCGTCGACTCGTACTTCGTCGAGCTCAGCAAGAAGTTCGGCACCAAGGCGAAGGCGAGCGCCGTGGACGTCGACATTTACCTGAACAAGGTGACCGGCAAGGACTACGCGGTGGAGTTCGAAACTGTGCTCAACCGACACCGACGCTCGCGGCAGTCCTGCGACACGCTGCCCTCAACGCACGCCGCCGCGGTCCGCTACTTCCTGGACACAGACCAACACGACGTCCTGATGCGACTGCTCCCGAACCGTCTCGAGTACGGCATATTCCCGGACACCCACACGTTCAACATCCTGATGGACACCTTCGTCAAAGTGGGCAATCACCGAGACGCCGTCAAGGTCGCCATCGAGATGATGCTCCAGGAGAACACGGGTAACGGCGTCAGCCGGCTGCTGGCACTCTACTCCTGCCACAACTACCTGCGCGACCCTAAACCGGAACCCTGGGACCCGAACGCCAAGATACCCGAGCaggacgaggacgacgacgaagagATACTGGTGCGCGTGCCCAACATACCGAACCCGTTCTTCGACGACCACTTCGACCTGAACGAGCCGGACCACCTGATAGGCAAGACGCTCATGTTGTTCTGCGACGGTGTCGACGACCTGCTGCACAGGAGCTACTACCTCGTCGGCTGCGGCCTGTACCAAAAGTGGGGCAAGAGCGCGGAGTTTCTCGAAGCTCTGCTTGAACGCACCGGCGATGGAGGGGAGCTACTGATCAGAAGCGCGGTGGAAAGCTTCCGCCAGTGCATGAGCAAAGAGGACGGTGGGCTAAAAGCCGAGGACGAGTTGCGCCAGAAACTGGAGTCCGCGCTGGCGCAGTTGGAGGATTCGAAACGGTGCTCGGACGCGGACGTTCACGAACTGATGCTGGAAGCGCTGAAACAGTTGCCGGCCCTGGAGCCGGCCGACATCGAGGCGCAGAAACGCGACTTCGAGCTCTGGCAGGAGCTCAGGCACAAGGCGCTGGAAGAGCAGAGGCGCCGAATCGACCGGGAACAAACGATCGAGGCCATTAGGCTTCGCAAAAAGGAGCTCGGCGAGAAAGAGGAGCTGTTGTACGCGTTCGAGAACTGGGACCGGCTCGAAATGGAGCTGGCCGAGGTGGAGGCCGAGATGAAGGAACTGGCGGCCAAGGAGAACGTCGAGGATGAGTACATTCCGCCCGACATTCGGAAGCCATTGTCTCGCTCAGCAAAATAA